The DNA segment GCGAGAAAATAAAAAAGGAGGGATTGACTCGTTCATTTTCTACCCATTTTCAGCGTGGGTATAGGTTTGATTAATAATATTTTTCTGCAAATAGTCGACCTCATAATACTTTTCATTATGAGCAGTGAGAAATTAACCGTTAACTGGATTACAGAAATAGAAGAAAAAGGCCTTAACAGCAGCTAAGTGCGCAATATTGCTACAGCTAAGGTATTACCCGCCATACAAAGAGCGGTTATAGTGATAAGTAATAAAATGTTTGCATGTGGGGCTGGAGAATTGATGTTTGGCTATCACAATAGCGGGCCAAAAGTCCGTTTAACCACCGACCGTCTAGTGGTGCGTTTGGTTCATGACCGCGATGCCTATCGCTTGGCCGACTATTACGCAGAAAACCGCGAATTCCTAAAACCGTGGGAACCTGTACGCGATGAAAGTCATTGTTATCCTTCGGGCTGGCAGGCGCGATTAGGGCTTATCAATGAGCTGCAGAAACAGGGCAGCGCCTACTATTTTCTGTTGCTTGATCCCGATGAGAATGAAGTTCGAGGCGTGGCTAATTTTAGTAACGTGCTGCGCGGCTCTTTCCATGCCTGCTATCTCGGCTATTCACTCGGTGAGAAATGGCAGGGGCAAGGGTTGATGTATGAAGGTGCGCAAGCGGCAATTCGTTATATGTTTCGTCAGCAGCGGCTGCATCGAATTATGGCTAACTATATGCCGCATAACCAACGCAGTGGGGATTTGCTCAAACGTATGGGCTTTGAGAAAGAGGGCTATGCCAAAGATTATCTGCTGATTAACGGTAAATGGCAGGATCACGTTTTGACAGCGCTGGTTAATCGAGAATGGACTGCGCCGCGCTAACTGTTTGCGTTCACAAGGATCTAAGACCAATGAAAAACCCATTATCTGCACTGGAAGCTCGCGTGATTGGCTGCTTTCTTGAAAAACAGGTCACCACGCCCGATCAATATCCACTTTCGCTCAATGGCTTAACTACCGCCTGCAATCAGAAAACCAACCGTGAACCGGTGATGGATCTCAGCGAGTCAGACGTCCAGTCCACGTTGGATTTATTGATGAAGAAGCATCAGGTGCGCTCGTTAAGCATTCCGGGCAGTCGCGTGATGAAATATGAACACAGGTTCTGTAACTCAGAGTTCGGCAACCTGAAATTCTCAGATGCTGAAGTCGCGGTGGTGTGCTGCCTGTTACTTCGTGGGCCACAAACCCCCGGCGAGCTGCGCACGCGAACCAACCGTATGCATGAGTTTAGCGATGTAACGCAGGTTGAGCAGGTGTTGAATGAGTTAGCATCGCGTGAAGATGGCCCTTTTGTGGTTCGTCTAGAACGTGAAGCGGGTAAACGTGAAAGTCGCTATGCGCATCTCTTTAGCGGTGAGGTTGAAAACGTTGCGACCTCGCCTATTGAAAGTACCTACAGTGCGCCGGTTGATAGTGGATTAGCCGAGCGTGTCGAAGCGCTTGAAGCCGAAGTGGCAGAGTTAAAAGAGCGCGTACAAAGTTTGCTGGATCACCTTGCTGACTAAGAGAACAAGAATGACGAAATTACGTATTGGCGTTGTTGGCTTAGGTGGTATCGCGCAAAAAGCCTATTTGCCTATTTTGAGCCAGGCAGAGCGCTGGCAGCTGGTCGGTGGTTTTTCTCCCACGCTGGCTAAGGCGCAGGGGGTATGTGATAGCTACCGAATGACGGCATTTTCTCGGCTAGATGAACTGGCCGAACAGTGCGATGCGCTGTTTGTGCACAGCAGCACCAATACGCATTTCGACGTCGTGCGCGAGCTTTTGCAGCGCGGCAAACATGTTTATGTTGATAAACCGTTGGCGGAAACGCTCGATCAGGCCGAGCAGTTAATTGCGCTGGCTGAACAGAAAAATTGTCGTTTGATGGTAGGGTTTAATCGCCGGTTTGCGCCGCGCTACGTGCAGATTAAACAGCAGGCTAGCGACGTAGCCGCAATTCGCATGGATAAACATCGACATCAAAATATTGGCCCTAAAGATGTGCGTTTCACCTTGCTGGATGACTATCTGCACGTGGTGGATACCGCACTATGGATGAGCGGTAAAAACTTAACGTTAAAGTCGGGAACTTTGCATACCAACGACGTGGGGCAAATGATTTATGCCGAGCATCATTTTAGCGCAGGGCAGATTCAGGTCACTACCTCTATGCACCGCGCGGCGGGCTCGCAACGTGAAGTGATGCAAGTTGTCAGCGGCGGGGTGATTTATGATGCGCAGGATCTTAGGAGCTTGCATATCGAACGCGACACAGTTTTGAGTGAATTGCCAATATCTGGCTGGCAATCAACCTTGGAACAACGAGGATTTGTTGGCGCAGTAAATCATTTCATCGACTGCGTTGAGAACCAAACGGCGCCAATAACCTCAGGCGAGCAGGCGATTGCCGCTCAGCGAATTATTGAAGGCTTACTTTCACAGTAGGCATATTGGCACACATTTTGTCCCTATCATCTTGGTTTGTAACATCTCTAACTAGATCTTCCGTGTGAGATAAGTAGACTAGTGCTCCTAAATTGCCCTTGCTGCATTCAGCAAGGGTCGCAACCGTTGAAAAAACTAACTCATGAATTTATTAAAATCACTGGCGGCGGTCAGTTCGATGACCATGTTTTCGCGCGTGTTGGGATTTGCGCGAGATGCGCTTGTGGCGCGTATTTTTGGTGCGGGAATGGCGACGGATGCCTTTTTTGTCGCAT comes from the Hafnia alvei genome and includes:
- the rimJ gene encoding ribosomal protein S5-alanine N-acetyltransferase — encoded protein: MFGYHNSGPKVRLTTDRLVVRLVHDRDAYRLADYYAENREFLKPWEPVRDESHCYPSGWQARLGLINELQKQGSAYYFLLLDPDENEVRGVANFSNVLRGSFHACYLGYSLGEKWQGQGLMYEGAQAAIRYMFRQQRLHRIMANYMPHNQRSGDLLKRMGFEKEGYAKDYLLINGKWQDHVLTALVNREWTAPR
- a CDS encoding DUF480 domain-containing protein gives rise to the protein MKNPLSALEARVIGCFLEKQVTTPDQYPLSLNGLTTACNQKTNREPVMDLSESDVQSTLDLLMKKHQVRSLSIPGSRVMKYEHRFCNSEFGNLKFSDAEVAVVCCLLLRGPQTPGELRTRTNRMHEFSDVTQVEQVLNELASREDGPFVVRLEREAGKRESRYAHLFSGEVENVATSPIESTYSAPVDSGLAERVEALEAEVAELKERVQSLLDHLAD
- a CDS encoding Gfo/Idh/MocA family protein, whose amino-acid sequence is MTKLRIGVVGLGGIAQKAYLPILSQAERWQLVGGFSPTLAKAQGVCDSYRMTAFSRLDELAEQCDALFVHSSTNTHFDVVRELLQRGKHVYVDKPLAETLDQAEQLIALAEQKNCRLMVGFNRRFAPRYVQIKQQASDVAAIRMDKHRHQNIGPKDVRFTLLDDYLHVVDTALWMSGKNLTLKSGTLHTNDVGQMIYAEHHFSAGQIQVTTSMHRAAGSQREVMQVVSGGVIYDAQDLRSLHIERDTVLSELPISGWQSTLEQRGFVGAVNHFIDCVENQTAPITSGEQAIAAQRIIEGLLSQ